DNA from Bacteroides zoogleoformans:
ACTCTATAACGAAATAGAAAAATCTGTGGCCGCCGGCTTGATGACATCCAATCCTTATAAGGAGATGAATTTCCAACCCGGACTCTATACGGAGGAGAATTATGATAAGATAGACTTACACCGTCCCTACGTAGACGACATCGTACTTGTATCTAAAGACGGACTGCCGATGAAGCGTGAAAGTGACTTGATTGACGTATGGTTCGATTCAGGTGCCATGCCGTACGCACAGGTACATTATCCGTTCGAAAACAAGGAGTTGTTGGACAGCCGCCAAGTATATCCCGCCGACTTCATCGCTGAAGGTGTAGACCAGACTCGCGGATGGTTCTTCACGCTACACGCCATTGCCACCATGGTGTTCGACAGTGTTTCTTACAAAGCCGTTATCTCTAACGGACTGGTGTTGGACAAGAACGGAAATAAGATGTCCAAACGTTTGGGAAATGCCATCGATCCATTCTTTACCATCGAGAAGTATGGTTCTGACCCGTTGAGATGGTACATGATTACTAATTCTTCTCCATGGGACAACTTAAAGTTCGACGTAGACGGAATAGAAGAGGTTCGTCGTAAATTTTTCGGAACGCTGTATAATACTTATTCCTTCTTCGCCCTTTATGCCAACGTGGATGGTTTTGAATACAAGGAAGCCGATGTGCAAGACGAACGTCCGGAAATAGACCGATGGATTCTGTCTGTACTGAATACTTTGGTGAAAAATGTAGATACTTGCTACAATGAATACGAACCAACCAAAGCCGGGCGTTTGATTTCAGAATTTGTGAACGACAACCTGTCAAACTGGTATGTCCGTCTGAATCGCAAACGTTTCTGGGGTGGTGGCATGACACAAGATAAATTGTCGGCATTCCAGACACTCTATACGTGCTTGGAAACTGTAGCCAAGCTGATGGCTCCCATCGCTCCGTTCTATGCAGACAATCTGTATATGGATCTGATTGCAGTAACCGGACGCGACAAGGTTGTTTCAGTTCATTTGTCGAAGTTCCCTGAATGCAAGGAAGAACAGATAGACAAGGAGCTGGAAGACCGCATGCAGATGGCGCAGGATGTGACGTCCATGGTATTGGCGCTCCGTCGTAAGGTGAACATCAAAGTGCGTCAGCCGTTGCAGTGTATCATGATACCGGTGACAGACGACAAGCAACGCGCACATGTTGAGGCGGTAAAAGCGCTTATCATGAACGAAGTCAATGTAAAAGAGATAAAGTTCGTTGGCGGCACCGCCGGCATATTGGTGAAAAAAGTGAAGTGCGACTTCAAGAAACTGGGGCCTAAATTCGGGAAGCAGATGAAGGCAGTGGCTGCTGGTGTGGCGGAATTGTCGCAAGAAGCCATTGCGGAATTGGAGAACAGGGGTTCTTATACACTGATTTTGGATGGGGGAGAGGCTGTGATTGAGACCACCGATGTGGAAATATTCAGCGAAGACATTCCCGGCTGGCTGGTGGCCAATGAAGGCAAATTGACCGTAGCTTTGGAAGTGAGCGTGACCGAGGATTTGCGCCGCGAAGGTATTGCACGCGAATTGGTGAATCGCATTCAAAACTTCCGCAAATCGAGCGGCTTTGAAATAACGGACAAAATAAATATTACGTTATCAAAAAATCCTCAAACAGATAATGCGGTAAATGAATATAAAGACTATATTTGCAATCAAGTTTTAGGAACATCATTGACGCTTGCCGACGAAGTAGAAAACGGAACGGAACTTAGTTTTGACGATTTTTCATTGTATGCAAGTATCATGAAAGAATAATTGTTGAACAAGTCGGCAGTACGGTAGTTTTCTTCCCCCTGCCGACAGCTAACTACTAAAAAACACATATTATGACAGAAAAATCGAGATACTCAGATGCTGAATTAGAAGAATTTCGTACCATTATTATGGAGAAGTTGGAATTGGCGCAGCGTGATTATGATTTGTTGCGGGCCAGCTTGAACGGCCAAGATGGCAATGATACGGATGATACGTCTCCAACGTACAAAGTGCTGGAAGAGGGAGCCAATACCTTGTCCAAGGAGGAAACCACGCGCCTGGCACAACGCCAATTGAAGTTTATCCAAGGATTACAAGCTGCTTTGGTGCGCATTGAAAACAAAACGTATGGCATTTGTCGCGAGACCGGTAGATTGATTCCGGCAGAGCGTTTACGTGCCGTGCCTCATGCCACATTAAG
Protein-coding regions in this window:
- the ileS gene encoding isoleucine--tRNA ligase; this encodes MAKKFAEYSQFDLSEVNKEVLKKWDENGVFAKSMTEREGCPSFVFYEGPPSANGMPGIHHVMARSIKDIFCRYKTMKGFLVKRKAGWDTHGLPVELGVEKALGITKEDIGKSISVAEYNKACRKDVMKFTKEWEDLTHKMGYWVDMKDPYITYDNRYIETLWWLLKQLYKKGLLYKGYTIQPYSPAAGTGLSSHELNQPGCYRDVKDTTVVGQFKIKQPKPEMAEWGTPYFLAWTTTPWTLPSNTALCVGSKIEYVSVQTYNGYTGEKITVVLAKPLLYTHFNKKAEDVALEDYKPGDKLIPFKVVGEYKGTDLVGMEYEQLIPWVKPVDVDNDGNWKVSTNGFRVIPGDYVTTEDGTGIVHIAPTFGADDAFVARAAGIPSLFMINKRGETRPMVDLTGKFYLLDELDERFIAECVNIDLYKEYEGRWVKNAYDPQFTIDGKYDEKAAGAAESLDIYICMMMKAANQAFKIEKHVHNYPHCWRTDKPVLYYPLDSWFIRSTACKERMMDLNKTINWKPESTGTGRFGKWLENLNDWNLSRSRYWGTPLPIWRTEDGSDEKCIESVEELYNEIEKSVAAGLMTSNPYKEMNFQPGLYTEENYDKIDLHRPYVDDIVLVSKDGLPMKRESDLIDVWFDSGAMPYAQVHYPFENKELLDSRQVYPADFIAEGVDQTRGWFFTLHAIATMVFDSVSYKAVISNGLVLDKNGNKMSKRLGNAIDPFFTIEKYGSDPLRWYMITNSSPWDNLKFDVDGIEEVRRKFFGTLYNTYSFFALYANVDGFEYKEADVQDERPEIDRWILSVLNTLVKNVDTCYNEYEPTKAGRLISEFVNDNLSNWYVRLNRKRFWGGGMTQDKLSAFQTLYTCLETVAKLMAPIAPFYADNLYMDLIAVTGRDKVVSVHLSKFPECKEEQIDKELEDRMQMAQDVTSMVLALRRKVNIKVRQPLQCIMIPVTDDKQRAHVEAVKALIMNEVNVKEIKFVGGTAGILVKKVKCDFKKLGPKFGKQMKAVAAGVAELSQEAIAELENRGSYTLILDGGEAVIETTDVEIFSEDIPGWLVANEGKLTVALEVSVTEDLRREGIARELVNRIQNFRKSSGFEITDKINITLSKNPQTDNAVNEYKDYICNQVLGTSLTLADEVENGTELSFDDFSLYASIMKE
- a CDS encoding TraR/DksA family transcriptional regulator, with product MTEKSRYSDAELEEFRTIIMEKLELAQRDYDLLRASLNGQDGNDTDDTSPTYKVLEEGANTLSKEETTRLAQRQLKFIQGLQAALVRIENKTYGICRETGRLIPAERLRAVPHATLSIEAKNNGKK